A single genomic interval of Terriglobales bacterium harbors:
- a CDS encoding S41 family peptidase encodes MSKRLKAILLGTSAMVVLFAILGGLGVRAASGEGAYRQLGVYGEVLQRIRSEYVEEPNITQVTDGALHGLVESLDANSSYLNPSEYRVYKQHKADGKGNIGAMLSKRFGYAAVISVIPGGPAAKAGVEGGDILEGIDGRSSREMSLAEIQNLMPGQVGSNITFSIVRPRRNEPQKITVTRDVVHAPPVSDRVLEGDVGYLKVDTLGKGRAQEIASKIRALETAGAHSLVLDLRGVADGELPEGIAVANLFLNRGVITYLEGQKYARETFAADPAKAITSLPLVVLVDRGTAGAAEVVAAAVLENARGDVVGARTFGLGSVQKVIEIGDGSALILSVAKYYSPGGKAIQDNAVTPNVLVASAQDELDLEEGEGEGPEAPAKPTSREDDVLRRALDLVKGKKT; translated from the coding sequence ATGTCCAAGCGACTGAAAGCAATCCTCCTAGGAACTTCCGCCATGGTGGTGTTGTTTGCCATCCTGGGCGGGTTGGGCGTGCGTGCTGCCTCCGGCGAGGGCGCGTACCGCCAACTGGGCGTCTATGGCGAAGTGCTGCAGCGCATCCGCAGCGAGTACGTCGAAGAGCCCAACATCACCCAGGTCACCGACGGCGCATTGCACGGCCTGGTGGAATCGCTGGATGCCAACTCCAGCTATCTGAACCCATCCGAGTATCGCGTATACAAACAGCACAAGGCCGATGGCAAGGGCAATATCGGCGCCATGCTCTCCAAGCGCTTCGGCTATGCGGCTGTGATCTCGGTCATTCCGGGAGGTCCGGCGGCCAAGGCGGGCGTGGAGGGCGGCGACATCCTGGAAGGCATCGATGGCCGCTCCAGCCGCGAGATGTCCCTGGCGGAGATCCAGAACCTGATGCCGGGGCAAGTGGGCTCGAACATCACCTTCTCCATTGTGCGTCCCCGCCGCAACGAGCCGCAGAAAATCACGGTCACGCGTGACGTAGTACACGCCCCGCCGGTTTCCGACCGCGTGCTCGAGGGCGACGTGGGCTACCTCAAAGTGGATACGCTCGGCAAGGGCCGCGCCCAGGAGATTGCCTCCAAGATTCGCGCTCTTGAAACCGCGGGTGCCCACAGCCTGGTGCTCGACCTGCGCGGCGTTGCCGATGGCGAGCTCCCAGAAGGCATAGCCGTGGCTAATCTTTTCCTCAACCGCGGCGTCATCACCTACCTGGAGGGGCAAAAGTACGCGCGCGAGACCTTCGCTGCCGATCCGGCAAAGGCCATCACCAGCCTGCCGTTGGTGGTCCTGGTGGACCGCGGTACTGCCGGGGCGGCGGAAGTGGTGGCTGCGGCCGTGCTGGAGAATGCGCGCGGCGATGTAGTTGGCGCCCGTACCTTCGGCCTCGGTTCCGTGCAGAAGGTCATCGAGATTGGCGACGGCTCGGCGCTGATTCTTTCCGTGGCCAAGTACTACTCGCCGGGAGGTAAGGCCATCCAGGACAACGCCGTCACGCCTAACGTACTCGTGGCTTCCGCCCAGGACGAGCTCGATTTGGAAGAAGGCGAAGGAGAGGGACCCGAAGCGCCCGCCAAGCCGACCTCGCGCGAGGACGACGTCCTGCGACGCGCTCTCGATCTGGTGAAGGGCAAGAAAACATAG